One region of Salvia miltiorrhiza cultivar Shanhuang (shh) chromosome 3, IMPLAD_Smil_shh, whole genome shotgun sequence genomic DNA includes:
- the LOC131016917 gene encoding uncharacterized protein LOC131016917, whose product MLECTNWHIFAIRMPPKRGRPAKNNNNRRNRNAVPEEPQDARGHNPSPPPPTRRVEELFLRQNPPTFDGTSEPAEAEIWVRAMERIFNFLRCNDEERLSCVSFQLTGSADFWWEARRKILTPEQWASYTWEDFKTGLYDKYIPKSYRKKKEAEFYELKQGKKSVVEYDKEFCNLSRFAPQQVDTDEKMAEKFCAGLRYEIKMALASHGGLSYTESLNRALDIEAAMPSDKSAPPLISTPNDLPGALHTLKGKRKWDNNEDNINPINKQVWQEYERAEQFIQPRYEAQTNLESTGGSQSQRGISPCPNCGKMHRSVCRAGTNGCYNCGQKGHYSTQCPNRQRGSAIGN is encoded by the coding sequence atgctagagtgtactaattggcacatctttgctatcagaatgccgcctaagagaggacgccctgcgaaaaacaataacaatcgcagaaaccgtaacgctgtacccgaagaaccacaagatgctcgaggacataacccatcccctccgcctccgactaggagagtcgaagaactctttttaaggcaaaatccacctacgtttgacggaacgagtgaaccggctgaagctgagatttgggtgcgtgcaatggaacgcattttcaactttctacgttgtaatgatgaggagcgcctatcttgcgtctcattccagctaacaggatcggctgacttctggtgggaagcacgtcgaaaaattctgacacctgaacaatgggcaagttatacttgggaagattttaagacaggattatatgataaatatattccgaaaagctataggaagaagaaagaagctgagttctacgagttaaagcaaggaaagaaatctgtggttgaatacgacaaggaattctgcaacctgtctaggtttgctccccaacaagtggacacagatgagaagatggcagagaaattttgtgccggtctacggtacgaaattaagatggctctagcaagtcacggaggactctcatatacggagtctctgaacagggcacttgacattgaagccGCAATGCCGTCAGACAAGTCAGCCCCACCATTGATCTCAACGCCAAACGACTTACCAGGAGCCTtacatactctcaaagggaagcgcaagtgggacaacaatgaagacaatatcaatccgATTAATAAGCAAGTATGGCAAGAATAtgaacgggccgaacagtttattcaaccaaggtacgaggcacagactaacctcgAGTCAACTGGGGGTAGCCAAAGTCAGagaggaatttcaccttgcccaaattgcggtAAAATGCATAGGAGTGTTTGTCGAGCTGggactaacggttgttacaattgtggtcAAAAGGgacactactccacgcaatgccccaacagacaacgaggttcagcaattgGGAACTAG